The Ammospiza nelsoni isolate bAmmNel1 chromosome 20, bAmmNel1.pri, whole genome shotgun sequence genome contains the following window.
TGGGGGCCAAGGGAGGATTTGGAGAAAAACCCAAAGTCTGGCTCGTGGGGTGGCTGATGCAGGGAGAAGTTAAAAAAGGAAGTCTGGGGGGCAGGAAGAAAACCTGCTGAAGGTAAAAAGGGTGAGGTTTCACATCAGATCTCCAGCTCAGGAGGGGAGATGGGGCAAAAGCACAGGGGTAATGAACTACAAGCCCCAGTGTGGATTTATTAAACAAGAAGGAATTCCAACAGCAAACACACATGAACAAAGAGCCCCTGGCCTCGTGGCTCTTTGCCATCACATCCAGCAactctgctccctggctgctgcagtctGGAGCACAGTTTAATTAACCCAGACAGCAACCAGCTCCCagacacagcaccagcagccgCTGTTTCTGCACTCACTGGGTTCAATCCCATCATCCCAACTGTGTCATTGTGTTGCCCAAAGAAGGGCTGATTCCTACTGAACAGCCAGCACAATCATGTGGATTTCATCATTTTTGATGGGGAGGACTACAGGGAGACACACAGCAGACTGGGATCAGCTCTCAAAACAGCCAATCCAGGAGAGAAAATATCCAAAGGTATTTCCGTGCCTGCCCTGTGGGTACAATCACACACTGCCTGGTCCTTGAGGCAGGAAGTGAGGTGCATTCAGTGTGACCCAACAGGAGACCAGTCAGGCACCAGTACAGAATGGGATTTCACCACTGCACACACCAAACCTGCCCCTGTGCTCCTCTGGAAAATCATGGGTGTACCTCCCGTCCAGGGCAGCCCCAAGATTTGAAGGCTCAATCTTCCCAGGATGGGAAGGGTGGGAGGAAGGATTCACCTgcgcagccctggggctgcagaaggCCAAGGCATCCATTTGCTGCAGTGtgctccctccccatcccagcacttGGCAGCACAGTACTGGAacgctgctgctgggagagctgagcagCCAGACCAGCTGGCAAAGGCACATCTGACCTTGACATCCCTCAACCAAAATCACAAACAGGTTGAGTTTTtgccacagcccagggagaTGCCAGCTGGCCCATACCAACAGGCTGGAGCCAGCTCTTGGCAGGAGGAAACACAGCCCTCGGGTCTCTGgtggaagagctgcagccaccacGCTGTGCtgcgggcagggcaggagggtttggagctgACAGCAGGGATCCCCTGGGCCGTCCCACAGGAGCTCTCACACCCGGACGGCCGGGGGAGGGAGGATGCCGAGCTCCGCCCGCAGGGACTCCACCGGCTGCTCCCAGCGCTGCTCGTAGTACACgttcaggacacagctggagtTGAGCCCGCTCCGAATCGCCCAGGGAACCAGCTCGGTAGCCAGGACCTGCAGCTTTCTGGAACAAACGACACAGGTGGTGGCAGTTCTGATATGcacattttgttattttctttctccatggTAGGCTGATGCCAAGCCCATGTGTCCCATGTATCCCTTTAACTTCCTGGCATCCCCTCTGCTTAACTCacaggggaaactgaggcacagaagaGGATGGTGTGGCAGGAAGGTTATAGTCAACACCAACCCAAGGCCAGAACTCAGGTTCTGAAACTGCTgggcaataaaaaaaatgtgCAGGGAACAGATCCCAGTGTGGTGAGGGTCCCACTGGCCATCCAAGGCCTGGAAAttgctcctgcctggcacagggggctgGTGTTGAACGCAGATTAAGCATCAGGTTCTGCTTCAGCGACAAGGCAAAGCTGTCACCACTTCCttgggctgtggggacagcatgGAGGGATCTGTGACTGAGTCCTCACTGCAAACCAGCAGTGTGCCCTCTTTGTCCCCAGTGGgcacaggaaagcagcacacagggcagggaccGGGCACGTACCGTGAGCTGAGGCGGGCAGGGCCGAACGCTGCTCCCAGGACACACATGGGCAGCCCCGTCTGGATGGCTTCAAACCACTTCACCACCACCTCacctgggggagcagggaggctgtgagcacacagagcacctGCAccaagggcagccagggctgtgtggatcctcagcacaggctGTACATTGCCCTTCCCGAGGATGGGAATgcttcctcagcctggccatggcCTCAGCCTGAGCCAGGATGGGCCGTGTCACACACCACCATCCACCCCAGAGGGATGGCACCCCACAAGCCCTGGGAGCTTGGGGAACACATCCCAGGCagtccagctccctgcagaccTCGGCAATGCAGTGCCAAGGCCTGATGCTCTGCgtggctctgccagcacaggccTGTTACAAAACTGCCTGGGCTCAGGCAAAGCCTGAAGAGCCCTGTCATGCTGGTCCCCACAAGTACCAGCAAGGCTGCACCGGTGACCTGCTATTGAGTCAGCCACAAAATGAGGGCAAAGGACACAGAGATGTGCAGATAAGGAGCAACCAGGAATTCCCTTCTGCCTTCACACAGAACTTGCAAAACATCCCTCCCTCTATGccaccctccctgccaggcagaAATCACCCTGCCAGTGCttgcctgtgcccagggcttgggcagagcatctcccagaagggaaaaggtGACATCTCATGGCCTCTCAGTCACCATAGAGCCAGTGATGTAAGACAGTGATGATGCAAAATCCTCCCCTCCAGGCTGAGGATCAGGGAGTCCAGCTGGCCCAGCCTGCTCCATTTCTGGGAGGCAGCTGAGCACAATCAGTGGGTTTGGCAGTGCAGCTCTCTAAGCCCACTGCTGCTCACCCAGCATGTTGGTTGGCATGCCCAGGAGGGTGTGCATCAGGTCGTGCACTTCCCGGTACCGCTGGATCACGTACGCCAGCTCCTCATCATCCACAAACTTGGGCGGCATCCGCGTGTCTGGAGAAACTTTCTGCAAGTCCAGAGaggcccagctcagctctgtggcTCCAATCTcacctgtgctgccagcacagggatcaGCCACAGAAATGTGCCCCCCATGAAAGCCCACACTCACGTTGTCCTCCAGGAACCGGACGTACTGCCGGCCCAGCGAGCCCTCcggcagcccctgcagcctggccatGTCCAGGGTGGACAGACGGATGCGCGGCCGTTCCCTGGaagccaaacacagctcagtgAGACTCCCAGAGaaatccacagcagcaggtcctgcaaaaaaggagcccttggaaaCCCCCACCCCTGCCTCTGCCCATCCGTGCTATTTTCCCTCTGTATGGACAGCACTGTCTGCACGTCTGTTGCAGAGGCTGGGACACAAATTGCTTAAAGGATCTATCTACCTGAAGCCTTGGCAATAAAAGGGCATTTATCTTATGTGCTTGTAACAACTCTAGTGGAAAAAACACTGGTGTGCCCTGCactgaaaagctgctgctgtgtgggctgccagccaggcacagcccccagccctgcacagcagagaaatttAATGCTtgtgcacagcagccagagcttcAAAGGAGCAACCCCaaagaagagaaggaatttGTTCTAAGCACAGGTTTAATTTCAATCCTGCTCACACTTTCACCACCAGCCACACGGCAGCCACAGTCTCCTCTACAGGTTGTTGGCAAACAGGTGCCTCACAGCCTTGTAAGTAAACAAAAGCCCTTTTATCTCCATTCACAGAGTAAACTCTTCCCATGA
Protein-coding sequences here:
- the COQ4 gene encoding ubiquinone biosynthesis protein COQ4 homolog, mitochondrial isoform X1, producing the protein MRQLLVRAARAGVPLLLRGGPAHPGKARPSHSEPRGRDGRGQEEEEEMGGWQQLYPGHIPTSPLQKALLAAGSAVMALYDPYRHDMVAVLGETTGCLALPNLRDKMKNHPEGYRILQERPRIRLSTLDMARLQGLPEGSLGRQYVRFLEDNKVSPDTRMPPKFVDDEELAYVIQRYREVHDLMHTLLGMPTNMLGEVVVKWFEAIQTGLPMCVLGAAFGPARLSSRKLQVLATELVPWAIRSGLNSSCVLNVYYEQRWEQPVESLRAELGILPPPAVRV